From Nonlabens sp. Ci31, the proteins below share one genomic window:
- a CDS encoding insulinase family protein — protein MKKIILSLAVAFAMAAGFAQEVKYTEYDLDNGLHVILHQENGAPVVTTGVMYQVGAKDEEPGRTGFAHFFEHLLFEGTENIERGKWFDIVSANGGSNNANTTQDRTYYYETFPSNNLEIGLWMESERMLHPKIEQVGVDTQNEVVKEEKRQRIDNAPYGAIVYRTGIDKHLFKKHPYGQSVIGSMEDLNAAELSEFQSFNDKYYNPNNATLVVAGDIDINKTKKMIEDYFGPIENKAPRNMRTVIVEEPITSTRYATEYDANIQIPVKIFSYVTPKSVERDAYVIDYISAVLTGGASSRMQKRMVDEEQIALQVLAFGQSNQDYGTYTMGALAKGEVALSKLAEVMDEEIVKLQTELISEREYQKLQNQFEAQYVSSNSRVEGIAASLARYNMLMGDTSLINKELDVYRSITREDIKRVANQYLMPNQRLELDYLAGTAPTEEEMKEAVEDVIVVDNKLQINKIYFDNDKAAITASASKELDRIVKMMNKNESMEILAETYTDTKGSDAYNKTLSQKRADAVRGYLLAKGVDANRVKALGRGEENPVIDCESKDCSDEEYEQSRRTEFTITKK, from the coding sequence ATGAAAAAAATTATTTTAAGTCTTGCGGTCGCTTTTGCAATGGCAGCAGGTTTTGCTCAAGAGGTAAAATATACCGAGTATGATCTAGATAATGGGCTTCACGTTATTTTACATCAAGAAAACGGAGCACCAGTTGTTACTACCGGTGTTATGTATCAAGTAGGTGCAAAAGATGAAGAGCCAGGGAGAACTGGTTTTGCTCACTTTTTTGAACACCTTCTTTTTGAAGGTACAGAGAATATAGAAAGAGGTAAATGGTTTGATATTGTATCTGCAAATGGTGGAAGTAATAATGCAAACACCACTCAAGACCGCACCTATTATTATGAAACCTTTCCTTCTAATAACTTAGAAATAGGATTGTGGATGGAAAGTGAACGTATGTTGCACCCTAAGATAGAACAAGTAGGGGTGGATACTCAAAACGAAGTAGTAAAAGAAGAAAAGCGACAGCGTATTGATAATGCCCCTTATGGAGCTATAGTTTACAGAACAGGTATAGATAAGCATTTATTTAAAAAACACCCATATGGACAGAGCGTTATAGGTTCTATGGAAGATTTAAATGCTGCCGAGCTGTCAGAATTTCAGTCTTTCAATGACAAATACTACAATCCTAACAATGCTACTCTAGTAGTTGCTGGTGATATAGATATCAATAAGACCAAGAAAATGATCGAAGATTATTTTGGTCCTATCGAGAATAAAGCACCTAGAAATATGCGCACAGTAATCGTTGAAGAGCCTATTACTTCTACTCGTTATGCCACAGAATACGACGCAAATATTCAGATTCCTGTTAAAATATTTTCTTATGTGACTCCTAAGAGTGTAGAAAGAGATGCTTATGTTATCGATTATATTTCTGCTGTTCTTACTGGAGGAGCAAGTTCTAGAATGCAAAAAAGAATGGTAGATGAAGAGCAAATAGCACTTCAAGTATTGGCTTTTGGTCAGTCTAACCAAGATTATGGTACCTATACTATGGGAGCTCTTGCTAAAGGTGAGGTAGCACTTAGCAAACTAGCTGAGGTGATGGATGAAGAAATCGTAAAACTTCAAACAGAACTTATTTCTGAAAGAGAATATCAAAAACTTCAAAATCAGTTTGAAGCTCAATACGTGAGTTCAAATTCGCGCGTAGAAGGAATTGCAGCTTCATTAGCACGTTACAATATGTTGATGGGAGATACAAGTCTGATCAATAAAGAGCTGGATGTATACAGAAGCATTACTCGTGAGGATATCAAAAGAGTAGCAAACCAATATTTGATGCCTAACCAAAGATTAGAGTTAGATTACTTAGCAGGAACGGCGCCTACAGAAGAAGAAATGAAGGAAGCGGTGGAAGATGTAATAGTGGTTGATAACAAACTACAGATTAATAAAATCTACTTTGATAACGACAAAGCAGCCATTACTGCTAGCGCTAGTAAAGAATTGGATCGCATTGTAAAAATGATGAATAAAAATGAGTCTATGGAAATTCTTGCAGAAACCTACACAGACACAAAAGGAAGTGATGCTTACAACAAAACATTATCTCAGAAACGTGCTGATGCGGTAAGAGGATACCTACTTGCAAAGGGAGTCGACGCTAACCGAGTTAAAGCCTTAGGTCGTGGAGAAGAAAATCCAGTAATTGATTGTGAAAGCAAAGACTGTTCTGATGAAGAATACGAGCAATCAAGAAGAACCGAATTTACCATCACCAAAAAATAA
- a CDS encoding DUF4199 domain-containing protein produces MKNTHTTKYSLFMGLALIVYFLIINTLGFAAQSYLSFFNAVIVGIGIFFVIRDTHKNKEEFKYFEGFVSGIKSGFVATLIFTVFMAIYLFEIDLELAQELKKQITTAGEGIEFALLLFILLSGFATSIVMPFLILPIYQKSWNTKKTRRQQKPLNQ; encoded by the coding sequence ATGAAAAATACACATACAACAAAGTACTCCTTATTCATGGGTTTAGCACTCATTGTTTATTTCCTTATCATCAACACACTTGGTTTTGCAGCACAAAGTTATTTAAGCTTCTTCAATGCTGTTATTGTTGGTATTGGAATATTCTTTGTTATTCGTGATACACACAAGAATAAAGAAGAGTTTAAATATTTTGAAGGATTTGTATCTGGAATCAAATCAGGCTTTGTTGCTACATTAATATTTACAGTATTCATGGCGATTTATCTTTTTGAAATAGATCTAGAATTGGCTCAAGAATTAAAAAAACAAATCACAACAGCCGGAGAAGGAATAGAATTTGCCTTATTATTATTTATTCTCTTATCTGGATTTGCCACTTCCATAGTAATGCCATTCCTCATTTTACCCATCTATCAGAAGTCTTGGAACACCAAAAAAACAAGAAGACAACAAAAGCCACTCAACCAGTAA
- the rplU gene encoding 50S ribosomal protein L21: protein MYAIVEIAGQQFKIEKDQKLFVHRLQEDEGASINIDKVLLLGNGDNITLGAPAIEGAFAEAKVLGHLKGDKVIVFKKKRRKGYRKKNGHRQYLSQIQISSISVSGGKKSSSTSTKTEKATDKKATTKKASKGKVAQKEVEVSENLVTRAEHRSEDNDLKINIDKVLHNIGTATKAEAEDLKLINGIGPAYEKRLNELGIYTYEQISKLKAADREELSAVDGITREKIESEEWVKQAKALLKKK, encoded by the coding sequence ATGTACGCAATCGTAGAGATAGCAGGGCAACAATTCAAGATCGAGAAAGATCAAAAGTTGTTTGTACATCGTTTACAAGAGGATGAAGGTGCGTCAATTAACATTGACAAAGTTCTTCTTTTAGGAAATGGTGACAACATCACACTCGGCGCCCCAGCTATAGAAGGAGCATTTGCTGAAGCAAAAGTTCTGGGTCATCTTAAAGGTGACAAAGTAATCGTTTTTAAGAAAAAACGTAGAAAAGGATACCGTAAGAAAAATGGTCACAGGCAATATTTGTCCCAGATCCAGATTTCAAGCATTTCTGTAAGCGGTGGTAAGAAGTCTTCTTCCACTTCCACGAAAACTGAAAAAGCTACGGACAAGAAAGCAACTACTAAAAAAGCTTCTAAGGGTAAAGTAGCACAAAAAGAAGTAGAAGTAAGTGAAAACCTAGTAACACGTGCAGAACACCGCTCTGAAGACAACGATCTTAAAATCAATATCGACAAAGTGCTTCATAACATAGGTACTGCTACCAAAGCAGAGGCTGAAGATCTTAAACTGATCAACGGCATAGGACCAGCTTATGAAAAGCGCCTGAACGAATTAGGTATTTATACTTATGAACAGATCAGCAAGCTTAAAGCCGCTGACCGTGAAGAGTTGAGTGCTGTTGATGGTATTACCCGTGAGAAGATAGAATCTGAAGAATGGGTAAAACAGGCGAAAGCATTGCTTAAAAAAAAATAA